DNA from Eucalyptus grandis isolate ANBG69807.140 chromosome 5, ASM1654582v1, whole genome shotgun sequence:
CTGCTCATTCAGAGGGAGGGTTGAGGGTTAAAAAGGTCATTTTGATAGCTGTTATAGGGGCTCTGGTGGTCGTTGCGATTACATTACTGTGCCTATGCTTGTGGAGATGCAgcaaaaagaagcaaatgaatGAGATGGGCGAGAGACATAACATGGGTGTATATGCAAACAGTCAAGGGGCTGCTAAAAGCAAAGATTCATCACGACAACCTAACATATATACGGAGAGACGTTAGTCCATGATTACCTAATTTTTTgctattaaatttattattacaTTCGTGTTTAGCTTGAAAGATGGTTTAAATTTCATCAGAATTTCCACGAAAAGCTGTTCCAGAACCTTTAGGCAAGATGGGAGAAGACCATGGAAGAGCCGGTTTAAGTAACAGACAAATGGATGTGACCAAAGCATTGAGCTCGAGGCAGAAGAAGGACCAAGTAGGAGACTCCAGTTTGCCCTTGCAGCCTGTGGTTTCTCCTCTTGCACCACCCATTCTGAATGAGAAGGTTATCAGAAATCCTGTTGTTTCTGCTCAGCCAACTGTACAGAAACGGCCTTCTGAGAGAACAGTCTCTTCACCTTCAGTCCCGTTTTACAGCATAGCATCTCTTCAGGAGTTCACAAACAGCTTTTCTCCCGAAAACTTTATTGGAGAAGGCACACTCGGAAGTGTCTACAAGGCCGTGCTTCCTGATGGAAGGGTAAAATATCATTTGAACTTGATCACTGTTTTTGAGTTCTCTGGAAGGCAGCTTTTGAGCCTGTTTGTTCCTAACGTGAAACTCTTTTTCCTCTCACCTTTTAGATGCAATCTTGCCAACTCTATCTAATCTCCTATATTCACATTATTCCTGATTTAATATATCATGATTTCGttctttatgattatttcaGCTTTTAGCAGTCAAGAAGCTAAAGGCTGCGGTTTCCAGGCACCAGAGCAATGAGAAATTTGGTGATCTGGTGTTGAGAATCTATAAGATTCGGCATAGCAATATTGTGGAGCTGGTGGGCTACTGCGCTGAGCATGCTCAGCGGCTACTTATTTATCAGTATTGCCGAAATGGGACACTGTATGATGCCTTGCATTTGGATGATGAGGTCCATGGAAAACTTTCATGGGCTACGCGGATTCGTGTTGCCATTGGAGCTGCAAGAGCCTTGCAGTAAGTAGAGTAACTAATTTTCTTTATCTATTGTAAATGTGAGCTTGCGGTGGAAGAGATTGGCACAATAAAAGTAATGGTTGTTATGGCTACTTGTTTATTAACCTCCTTGCTCATGTCTTAAGTTTTAAATGTTCTAGGCGGGCTTTCACGTCCCAATTATAGTCATTAGGCCGGTAAACTCACAGTATCTTCTTATTTGGTGGGAAGGTATCTGCATGAGGTTTGTCAGCCACCTGTTGTGTACAGGAACTTTAACTCTACCAACATCCTTCTAGATGATAAGCTCGAAGCACGAGCCTCAGATTGTGGTCTGGCTTCTCTAATATCATCTGGCTCTGGAAGTCAGGTAATGCTTCACAAAATGTACCTTGTTGACTTGAATCATGATCTTGTCTAAGTTGATTACGCTATATTTCCATTCCATTGAATGATGTATAAGGAGTTATTGGGAGTAGCCATAGATGAGATGCTGAGGAAAATTAAGATTGGTGGATAGGTTTTTTAGGCCCAGATATACTAAGTAGGATAAATTGAATCGGGGATCTCATGGctgatttggtaaaaatttctttagctgtaaattattagcttttcctttctttgttgaTTAATCCTTGCTGAGAAAGTTGCTGTCTCAACTTTTTGGAGAGTTTATTGTTTCCAAGAAGAAATTTACTGAAGGTCAAACTGACTATTCAAATCAACGAAACTTTCATGAACAACATGATTACATGTCTATGTCTACCTTATTTTAGATGCTAATTTGGGTTTTGGTTAAGTTTTTTTAACATTGACTGCTTATATCTCAGCTTTCCGAGCACCTCAATCCTAACGGTTACACCGCCCCAGAATCTGAGTCAGGTGCCTATTCCTGGCAAAGtgatgtgtatagctttggagttgtaATGTTGGAGCTTCTCACTGGTAGGAAGTCACTTGACAGGTACACAATTACCTAGAAAAgcctattcttttctttctttttcatgtctttttattctattctgaTGACTTTAGATTTGAAATCTGGTGCTTGTCTTTGACCTTCactgcttcttttttttgccaTGATATCTTCTCTTGAAAAATTAGGTCAAGGCCTAGAGGGGAGCAATTTCTGGTTCGATGGGCAATACCCCAGCTTCATGATATCGATGCGCTGTCAAAGATGATGGATCCTTCGCTTAGCAGTTTCTATCCCACCAAATCATTGTCGCGCTTTGCTGATATAATCTCTCGATGCGTGCAGGTATAGTAGCCTCActcttttttgcattttccacaTAAATATGTTTGATTAGGCCTTAAATTTTTCAAGGGAAACAATTTACTAATCCTTTCAAAATCAAGCATAATTATTGGCAGCTGCTTGGTTAACACAGATGCATTGTTTCTGCAGAGAGAGCCAGAATTCAGGCCGCCGATGTCTGAAGTTGTGCAGGACTTATTGCGAATGATGTGAAGcaaagttcaaaaatcaccCTGAGACTGAAGTGTATTAGGTAACTTAATAATGTCTATAGCAATGGTCATGGAGGAGACAACAGAACCCAGAATACTTTGATATTTAATTACAGTGCAGTATCAGCTACGGTAACCTCTCGTCCGTTCGACCGATGGATCAGATGTTCACGTCGGGGTCAAAACTTTTATCGATGTAACAATAGATGGGTTTTTTAGAAACTTAGAGATAGATGTCTTGTGCAGTTGATGACAAGTTGTGATTGTTTGGTTTTGTGATTCTTTTCCTGTGCACCAGATGGACAAACATCTTCTTTCGGCTTGTTGGACATAGGATTGTCCCATGATTCAGTTTACTCAGTTCTTTGTTCATTTCAACAGTTTCTGTGACTGGTGAGAGACTACATCTCTTGCTGTTGATCTCTAtaaatctcttctttttcccttcaatttCCATTTCTCAGATGTAATAATTGAGTTTGGCCAAGAATGATTCTCATGTCAGTTATAATTATTGCACATCATGAGGCATCTTTCATCATCAAAACATAAATACTCCAAggtgaaagaaatgaaaaaacgaCCAAACGATAGATCAGAGAAAGCAGACAACAGATTTAAACGAAAGAATAAAGACAAATGAAGGTGGAGACAGAGAATATTAAAGCCTGTCTTAAGGAGAGAGCAAAGAGGGACCATGTTGC
Protein-coding regions in this window:
- the LOC104445315 gene encoding protein STRUBBELIG-RECEPTOR FAMILY 3 → MVFRRFVVMLFICTASVCAGLTDPRDVAAINSLYVSLGYPPLRGWLLVGGDPCVDNWEGVECVISNITGLNLSGANLGGELGDTLDFASLLSIDFSNNQIGGSVPSHVPPTILTMLLGNNHFSGIIPDSFEELTSLAHLDLSSNNLTGPLPPSFGNLSAVTTLHLQNNKLIGTLNVLEDLPLIDLDIENNLFSGPIPPKLMTIPIFKKGGNPFNTSVIPSPAPAPEPTSAPPPFIGQPPPSVPSKDGNGSRAEAPKSAHSEGGLRVKKVILIAVIGALVVVAITLLCLCLWRCSKKKQMNEMGERHNMGVYANSQGAAKSKDSSRQPNIYTERQFPRKAVPEPLGKMGEDHGRAGLSNRQMDVTKALSSRQKKDQVGDSSLPLQPVVSPLAPPILNEKVIRNPVVSAQPTVQKRPSERTVSSPSVPFYSIASLQEFTNSFSPENFIGEGTLGSVYKAVLPDGRLLAVKKLKAAVSRHQSNEKFGDLVLRIYKIRHSNIVELVGYCAEHAQRLLIYQYCRNGTLYDALHLDDEVHGKLSWATRIRVAIGAARALQYLHEVCQPPVVYRNFNSTNILLDDKLEARASDCGLASLISSGSGSQLSEHLNPNGYTAPESESGAYSWQSDVYSFGVVMLELLTGRKSLDRSRPRGEQFLVRWAIPQLHDIDALSKMMDPSLSSFYPTKSLSRFADIISRCVQREPEFRPPMSEVVQDLLRMM